In Anopheles arabiensis isolate DONGOLA chromosome 2, AaraD3, whole genome shotgun sequence, the genomic window CACAATTTTCCTCCGAATTGAACGCACATTGGTGTACACGTTGTGTAGGAAGACAttggtgtttgatttgatGGCTTTACATCTATTCTTGAATGAAATAGTTCGAGACATCCTCACATGCATGCAGTCTAATTAAGTTAGTATTCCTCAGAAATGAGATGTATGTATCCTCTCGTAGTGAAGATAAAGTAAAAAGTTATGATAATTCATAAAAGATATACTTTCTTCACATGCTGCACTCAAACCAACAAACTGTTCGCAAGCGatctttaatttattcaagTAACAAACAACTACCAACAAATTGGTCCTAGCGGCTTACACCCGTTTCTCATTAGAATCACATTTACAGCGACTGGTACAACACTGCAACGATAATAGCTTGCCGCAAAAAGGGGTTTGATATGGTACAACAAGGCAATGAATGCTCCAAGACAGGGAAAAAGAATTTCCCCTCGCttggatgttttattttatctttctaGGCAGAGCAGCAGAAACCAGCCAACGAGTCTTGTCTTCAGTTGCTGATGAAAATGCAACGATGAGGGTGAGATGTGAATTGCGAAACGCGATGAGCTCCTCGGGATGATGATTTTCTGCTGTAGCACGGCAAACAGTCTTACATGCGCGCGTGCTGAAGGTGAAAGGAGCAACACTCAAACGTCTCGGCGTTGGTTTGTCGGTGTTGGCCGCTGTCTCGGCCAAAGCAACAGCTGGAGAGCATATTGTGCGCTCTATAGTTGCTGCAGcgacaaagagaatgaaaatttatgctaCACTTTGCGACAGACTACGCCACTATTTCGATGCTTTGCCGCCTGTGGTTTGCGGATGTTCTTGCGCTCTAAAAGCGTTAGAATGGCCACCCGTCGTTATGCCGACGGGATGGTTAAAGGCTGATtaagaataataatataaaaaagatgTACGTATTCCTGCTAACCACTCATTTGTTGGGATACGCTTCACGAGACTGCTGATGACTGCTGCCGTGGACACACGATGGCGTGGGGGGTTTCTGTGTAGCGTTGGAAGGAGGAGTACAGATAAAAGTATTATACAATTTGCAACGCAGTATTTAATTGCCTGACATACGATGAATCAGTGTTATTACGGTTAATCTTTGTCCAGCGTCAGGCCGGCAACCATTGTGACTCATATCCTAGTGTAGAAAGGATTATGGATAGAATACATTGGTGGGTGATTGCGTTAGGATTTGTTGAGAGCATTCAAGCGCGTGTGGATTAGCAAACAAGATGGGAgagatgcaataaaaatgttaaacaaGATGGAGATGTACGGGGTCACATGGTGACACGTTGTAGGCATTAAGGTTGTAATTCACATTATACGTGAGGCCCCGTATATGATTGCGTAGTGTTAGTGTGTTAGTTACTCCCATTGAAGCTTTAACGAAAGTGTTTGTTTGAGAATAATTTAAAGCGTCCGGTTTATGTAACACTTGATAAAGCTCTAACTACCCAATTTTTCAACCACTCCAGTATCAGAAGTTTCAGAATCTTATAAATAAGATTGATTCGGTTTCATTCGTCGCTTTATCATTAGTTTCGATCTTGATAGAAGTTGGTTAATCATCACCATACCACTAACTTTTTACCATTTGCTTGGatgttttctctattttttccAGAACCGCTAGTGAATCGATATGCATCGCGTAGGAAATCTGTGTTTGCCGAAACGTACGATCCTGAAAACGATGACGAAGACGAGGGTGCGCGAGCAATCTTTCCCAAAACGGACGAACAGCGGGCCCGGTTGTGTGATTCAGTCAAAAACATTCTACTTTTCCGATCGTTGGACAAGGAGCAGGTATGTTTGGGTAGCTCACAAGTCATGTTTTTCTTCGATATACGttaaaaagcaagcaaactaTTCAATATTACGCAAAAATAATctgcaacaaaatgaaacgtGTGTTTCAGGTACACGGAAAATAGCTTTTTTGTATAGTTGTGCTGTGTCCTATGTGGCATAAACAGAGGCTATATTGATAGTTACAAATTAAATTCACACTTCTTAGATGGTATCCAATGTGTCTTGAATCTGTTCGTCTTTAAGAGTAAATATGAATGAGTCAAACAAtctgttatttaaaaatagataAGTAAATTGACTAACTGTGGAAATGGCCGTTCACCTAGACGCTAGCATCTAGAGCATTTTATGAAGTCTCTTTACTTTGCTCCgaaaactttttcaattacaatttttattactaCCTGAGTGCAAAGCACAATGTACAACATGATCGAATTTTATCTGcgataggtgtgtgtgtgtgagtagggCTGAAGACCTCAGCCGAAGAGGGAATACCGTATCCCGTGCCAGTGTGCAGAccgttttcttctcttccaTCTCGGTGTGCTGTACGGCGGTACCACCATCGCCGGCTGATGGCACCAGGCTCGGTTTGTCGGCTGAAGATTGGACGGCTTATAATATATGCAATTTTAATGGACAAAGTTACTAACTGCTTAATGGAGTTTGTCGTACGTCCGCCAGGCCAATAGTGAGTCGGCGGAAATCTAGTTTATTGGCCGTCAAAAGTCGTAATGGGGTTTCGTTTTGTTACCGTCCACTGTCTTGGCAGGGATGAGTGCATGAGTAGCAGTACCGAACGGTATGCGATAACAATACCCGACGGTATTTTTGCTGATTATTAATAATTTGTCACCGAAACAGTCAATGTTTGGAAGCAGCTCGATATAATTACTATTTTGTGTGGTATGCAATATCTTTGCAGATGAATGAGGTTCTAGATGCGATGTTCGAAAAGATAGTTCAAGCGAAAGACTACATCATCAAGCAGGGTGATGATGGCGACAACTTTACGTCATTGAGTCGTAAGTGTTTAGGATGTAGAGAGCTACGATGCGATATGAGTGTTTCAGTGTTTAACTATGTAAAATTATTCTCATTCCTATAGTGGAATCTACAACGCGTATGTGGGTGAAGATcaaaagcacatacacacatatgaTAATAGAGGAAGCTTTGGAGAGTTGGCTTTGCTATACAATATGCCAAGGTAAGCCAACATAAAAATTCATCTTGTGGAGGCATTTTAATActccttttttgttctctttttcaGAGCTGCTACTATTCAAGCAGAAACGGACGGCAAATTGTGGGCAATGGATCGTCAAACATTCCGAAGGATTTTGCTAAAGTCTGCATTCAGGAAACGGAAAATGTATGAAGCTCTTCTCGATGCTGTACCGATGCTAAAAACGCTGCAGGTAATACTATTGAATAAGGTTTTCATATGAAAGAAAATTCAGGTGCATCGTTGCAATTTTGCTTAATAaaatcgctttttttttcaaagaactATGAACGGATGAACTTGGCCGATGCGCTGATACCTCAAACATACGCTAAAGGTGATCGAATTATCAAACAAGGTGAgtgtgaaaattaaattttcagtaCTGAACTGAAAATGTTTactggtttattttttacattctttGCTTACGCTTGCGTGTGTCATTTTTACTTCCTTTTCAGGTGACGCTGCCGATGGCATGTACTTTATTGAGGATGGTAAAGTGTCCATTCGCATCCAACAGGATGCCGGCGAGGTAGAAATTTCCAATTTAGAAAAGGGCGGATACTTCGGCGAGCTTGCGCTGGTAACACATAGGCCACGAGCTGCATCCGCATACGCAGTCGACAATGTAAAAGTGGCATGTAAGTATTGTGCAGTGCGTTAACATTGCACTATAGTGCAACTAAACGTGGTTAGCAGCATAAGCACTGCATCTGTATCTATACGAGTGTGCGACCAGTAACTGTGCAAGGCATGCATATTACATTATCACTAGCTATTGAATCTATCGCTCTGGCTACTGTAATTGAGTGGTAGTTTGAGTATTGTATGACCATCTAATGTTAGTTATGCTGGTAGTAGAGCCCTTTTGTGTATAATTTTATAtcatattaattttttttctttctttttcgatATTTTTGCATGACGACTTTCATTAACATATTCTGTTAATTCCATGTGTGACGCGTGTGTTTCTTCTCAACCTCCTGGATAACGGGATTCGCTTCACTTAACATATATTCACAACATACAATCACACTACTTACCCACTCCTTTAACATACATCTAAAAACTATCTAACATTCCATACATTATATTATACACCTTTTACTGAAATAATAATTTGCATCGAATAATAATATCTTAAAACATCAATGTGCTCCACTTGGTTGCGTGTGAAACAGTTTTAGAAACAGAATGCTTTGAACGATTACTTGGAAACTGCATTGATTTGCTGCTTCGAAGCATGCAACATTATCGTTACATTGATGATGCTGTTTATGAAATGATTCGACAAGCTTGCCAAAAGGCATAACAAGCTGTTGGAAGTGTGTTTCAATTAAGCTTTGTTATGAAAACAATGGCTATATTAGGAATATAATGATGCCAAACGTTATAACATTTCAATTTAGTTCAATGTTTTATAGATTTACTGATTTCATTATCTACAATATTCTAATTAAGTTAATGGTAACATGTGCAAATGTAAAAGcaaataacaatttaaaaaaagcttttatgATCCACTGTGTTTACAATGCCTATCAAGTCCCATAGTAAGCAGgctcaaaacaaaactgcgATGATGCAATTTAATACTATTTATGTAAAAATACCTTTTTTATGGGTTGTGTGGCAAGTGGTTTCGGTCAGACGAACGAAACTTTTGCCCTGCTTTGCTTTATGTTCTTGCTACGAAATGTGTTTGGCTTGTAATCTTGTTTGCCATTCACCTTCGCCAAAATTGCTCTATcgattttttgatttttgtaatttttttattggttATTACTTTACTGGTTTGTATCAGCATGTTGGTTTAGTATTTGTTgggaaatgcattttttattttgtttattccaTTTATGGAATGATATAATAACGCTACTTAATACGAAATACATTTCCAAGCcgttttaattgcatttttttgagagatttgatgttaaattatAATCCTTTAACGTTCGATAtactaatttaaaaaaacatctacACATACATATAAATGTTCAACATTGCAACACCACATCACTACCATATGTGACTCTCACAATGTATTGCACTCACTAATATTTTCGTGATGGTTAACCGAAAAAGGTAAGCGATAACCAGTTTAACCTTCACAAATCACTAATTGGTCCCTCAATCAGCCAACTTTATGTGAAACTAAATTAAAGAAGAAAGATAACTTTAAGTAGTTCGTAAGAATGCACTGAGTAGATATTGTTTTGTCGTTATGTTATTGTTCGCAAAATTTACTCCTAATGTAGGTAAATAGAATAGTTTGTTGTAtatttggtgtcattttactCAATGCGCTTTTgtacaaataatttaatttatgtcATTAATGAAAACAATCAATATTTTGCTTTCTTGCCTTACAGTTCTGGATGTGGACGCGTTCGAACGTCTGCTCGGACCGTGCATGAATATTATGAAGCGTAACATCGGAGATTACGAAACGCAGCTAGTTAAAATCTttggcagcaaaaacaacatcacCGACATCCGATAAAGCGTTGCTGGTTCAGAATCAATCAAATGGGAATTCTAATCAACTAGAAATATATGCTGCATGAAAAATTCTACACTCCACGacgaaaaacgatgaaaaccAATCGAGCGGGATAAACAGCGCCATAATTTTAGACGAAACTATCTTTTGGACTAGAAGGCTACAATCCGTAGAGTGTGTCCGCAGGTGAACATTATGATGAGGAAAACTGCAAGTCTTTATCCTGCTTCAAAAAACATTGTAGACACGAGGAGGGTAAGAATGATGATTGAATAAGAGCCTACCTGCCACTTACTCCAAATTAAATCACATTGCGAGTCGCCAGCATAGATAATGTTACTTGATACTTGAAACCAAATTAGTGGCTgctcgtgatcgtgatcgcaCAAAATCATCGACAGTGCTGAAACGTAAAAAGCCATTGCCATTGTAACGAAACCAAGGTTCGTAAACAAGCGATGTTTCGGGATTGTAGCGACGATGATTGAGCAACAACGCGATGGACTTGAAGGTAGGATGATAAAATTAGATTAGAGATATTTTTTTGGCTGCtgaatacacaaacaaaaaaaacttaaaagataaatatttgaaaaagtcgCCACTACCGCCGCCGTACATGCTATAGATACAAGTACGCAGATACATGAAATGCATCATGGTGAATGGAGTAAGGCACGACCCAAGCTCTTTAGTTGAACGAATCTGATGCGcaagtaaatttaaaattgtaaacTGAAATTGTGTAGAGTCTGTTGAACGTGGTGTGAAGTGGCGATTCGTGTGTGCATTAAGCTGACGCTGAATATTCAGATGACGGACACATTGATCGAGCATGAGGGTGGACGTGTAGTGAGTAAGATACATCGTAATTGTGTATGTAGACTTTATggtaaaacatgaaaataactTTTCTTACTCATTATGTCGTGTTGTTCGATATGATAACCTTAGGGCGATTAAAGCATTAAGTGTGTATGCTGAGAAGTGTATTAAAATTGagttaaaaacaacaacgaacgCAGCAGAGTGTAGTTTATCATTTACGGATAAATGTTTAGAAAACGTTAACTGAGTTTTTTCGGCCTTTAGTTCAGGAAGTGCGttgtattattttgaaatgctaatttattggtatgtgttttttctctgttATTTATTATGCTGCCaatgagcaaaaaagaagcaaacatcGTTATAGTGGTTCAGCACAAGGATGGTTATTATTGGTGATTGTTATATTAGTATTATTTTGCAATGGTTACGACCAAAATAAGAAACAGtagaacgaaaaacaaaaacactggaATGCCGTTTCATGcgtgtaaaaataaagaatttaCGTGACGGAATAATTTCGTGAACATGTTCAtcgaaaagaaggaaatgatGTGTCCGGATCATCATGGATGACGTGAAATATATGGCtgcatataaattatattagaaaaaaaaaatgctacgcGATAGATGATCATcatttgcatacacacacacgtatcaTACAGCGTCAGAAACGATCATAAAATGCCataaacgaaatgaaatagcTAGTAAGCAGTAAACACTTGTAATAAGCATGAGAAAAAAACGTATCAAGGTGACAAAAATGTAGAAGAACGCATAAGGTGGTGCGTAGATTTGCTTGCAGAAACAATTGAGATGATATCAAGAATATATGGTTTTGTATTGCATTAAGGGTAGATGTTTGCAGCGTGATGGTGAAGAGAGGGTGGATAAAATATTAAACGATATATAATGAAATAGATATACACTTCAACCAGGCGTCTATGGCAAATAAGAATGATACCAACAGAAGAAATATGTTGTCAGATTAGTTTCCATTCAACGTTTACCGCCGTGCAAACTtcaaaaatgaaacataattTTGTGCATATTAAGGATCGGAAAATCCAACTTCGGGAGTTTCTTAATGCATGTATGCTTTCCGCTTATAGAAAAAAGCGTGCGTGGAAAGGCAACATGCCGGAAAAGAAACAGTTACTTGAGTTGGGAGTTGTTTTAGTTTAGCGATACAATATTTGCTAAACGTACAAGAGAATGTAACGATGAATGAAAGCTCTGATATTAGTGTTTTATGGATCCCTTGTAATGGAATATTCTCATGCCcacatatacatatatgaCGTTTgctagagaaaaaaaaacgtaaaacgAAAGTAAATACGTTTCCGCAACATTCACTACACACTTCTAAAGCGTTTTCGAAGAATCTCTCATCAGTACACCGGCAATCAAAATCTTTGTTTTCACCTTAATGCTGCTTCTATACACCTTTCCTGACGCTTTGAACGGTTTCAagtagcacacaaacacaaccaacatCCAGAGAATCATAAAACAGAACAGATATAATCGAGCGGACTGCAGTTACTACTGTGGAACGGTTCGTCTAAAGGTGTTGCGTTGAAatttacatgttttgttttaacattCAACATATCATGATATAGCATTTGTACGATGCATGTTGATGAGAAGGATCCACGCAGACCCTTTGTCCCGCAATTCGTACCAGACGTATCCATAACGCCTCCAAATGGATCCTTGTGTACGCTAGCCTACACATTGGTGATCCTGTGTATTGACATCATTAGTAGTAGTATCATTAGTAGCGATATAAGAAAACGCTCCAGTGTAGTTCCCAGTGAGGCAAGCGCGGCAAACCGTTGGCTCTTTTTTTGCCTATTGACAATGGCAAAGGTGTGCAGTCTTATAGGACAAGAACCAAATCTAAACTTCCCAACCGCAGCTTTCTCTTCCGCCGAGGCGGGCTTATGTGACATACCCTAACACAATCGCGTAAAATAAACGTAATAAATGGATCCATCTCTATCACACCCGCGTCTGTAACACTGTCCACAGTACCTCTTGAGAAGCAAAATCAGTGCTAACAGTAAAAGATCAAAAGTATGCAGAGATGAGAAGAAGTATACACACCTTTAAAAAGCTTAACGAAGAAAGATGTTGTGCAAAGAATGCGTGAGGCGAAGAGTAGATggcaaaagtaaacaaataataaacaaacaaacaaacaaaaaactcgttGACATCTTAAATGTGCCCTTTTATCCAAAAGAGATgaatatacatacacacacacaaaatgagATGAAATATCCTTAATCATACTTAGTCGCGCACGAGAAGTAAGGCTACAAGACAGGCAAGCAGTTACGCTCATATAAATTCGTTGGATTCCGCGCCAAGGAATCCTGCTGCAAAACGGCTGATCAATCACTGGGATAGAATGCAGAGGCATTACCTGCACACCGATGCAGAAGGAAAAGTTGACAAGTTATGCCAGAGGCATTCGTTAGAGGAAGGTATTTTCGAACTTCTACACTTctagtatttttttctgttaggTATATGAAGAGCTTATctagggaaaagagggaaataaTCAGACGTATCTTGCAATGCAGCTGTGCCAGTGCCAGTGACATTCAAAGAGAAGTGAAAATCGAGCGTGTCAAGCTCAGTAACGCAGAAAAACGTACGTGCAGAGTGCGATAACAGTGTAAACATGCTTTTTGTAACAGATTTAAAACAGTCAATCATGCAACCAATGGCGCAAAATGCGTTCCACATGATACACACAGCACAGGTCACAGCATGGAATACAACGTACGTACGTTTGTCTACACTTCCGCTGCACATTTATTGAGAAAACACTTCCTTTTACTacgtttacgttttttttaaataaaagatCAGCTTGCAACGTAACCCACGagaatgatttaaaatggttcattttccttttcccaACCACGAAATCATGCATTATCATGTGGCATAATGAATATATTAAACTCCGTATCAGAATCGGGCCAACAGTTTGTATGGCTTACGCTTGCTAAGCGGACAGTCAAGGCGCAAGGCTGGTCGTATACTAGTTGCTCCAACATATAGCGCACTAGGGAAAATGCTGGCCATTTTCGTTTTAAGCGTTGTTTatttaatgttaattttaCGGCACAATGAAAGGTTGGTTCAAGCTACTCTTCGGCTAGCTCCGCTTAGGGTAGAAGGAACCGATAGCACTAATAGCAGATTTTGAGGTAAAAAGCGCATAACAACCAGTGGTTTGTGTATTGTTTCCTTATTAAAATGTTTTCGTTtatgtttcacttttctttatttcattgtttacTATAAATTTTACCCTTAGCATAGTAAAAGCGCTTAATGATATTGTaggccaacacacacacacttgaaacttaaattataattaaagaaataaagaaaaaatacaattacTTAGTTTGATTCGAGGAAACTCttcacgaaaaacaaaactatattTTAACATTTAGGGCAAACCGATTAGTTAAATTGAATGGAAAGTTTAAACTAATCTTTTCcatca contains:
- the LOC120896048 gene encoding cAMP-dependent protein kinase type II regulatory subunit isoform X1, whose translation is MSSQQKHRIQVPDGLRDVLLEFSIAYLLEQPGDVIDYAVTFFTKLQEDRKTTMITSAEPTSPDESIMSHDEEPLVNRYASRRKSVFAETYDPENDDEDEGARAIFPKTDEQRARLCDSVKNILLFRSLDKEQMNEVLDAMFEKIVQAKDYIIKQGDDGDNFTSLSRNGIYNAYVGEDQKHIHTYDNRGSFGELALLYNMPRAATIQAETDGKLWAMDRQTFRRILLKSAFRKRKMYEALLDAVPMLKTLQNYERMNLADALIPQTYAKGDRIIKQGDAADGMYFIEDGKVSIRIQQDAGEVEISNLEKGGYFGELALVTHRPRAASAYAVDNVKVAFLDVDAFERLLGPCMNIMKRNIGDYETQLVKIFGSKNNITDIR
- the LOC120896048 gene encoding cAMP-dependent protein kinase type II regulatory subunit isoform X2, whose protein sequence is MSSQQKHRIQVPDGLRDVLLEFSIAYLLEQPGDVIDYAVTFFTKLQEDRKTTMITSAEPTSPDESIMSHDEEPLVNRYASRRKSVFAETYDPENDDEDEGARAIFPKTDEQRARLCDSVKNILLFRSLDKEQMNEVLDAMFEKIVQAKDYIIKQGDDGDNFTSLSRNGIYNAYVGEDQKHIHTYDNRGSFGELALLYNMPRAATIQAETDGKLWAMDRQTFRRILLKSAFRKRKMYEALLDAVPMLKTLQNYERMNLADALIPQTYAKGDRIIKQGDAADGMYFIEDGKVSIRIQQDAGEVEISNLEKGGYFGELALVTHRPRAASAYAVDNVKVAFLETECFERLLGNCIDLLLRSMQHYRYIDDAVYEMIRQACQKA